One genomic region from Prunus persica cultivar Lovell chromosome G3, Prunus_persica_NCBIv2, whole genome shotgun sequence encodes:
- the LOC18782463 gene encoding cytochrome P450 724B1 — protein MVGLAPILFALLLGGLPILLACVLVQKFSATHDHQNPAKNLPPGSMGWPWLGETLDFLKPHYTYSVGTFLQQHCSRYGKVFKSHLFGSPTIVSCDLELNMFILQNEEKLFQASYPKAIHGILGKHSLLTISGELHRKLRSIAVSFIANSKSAPDFLHWVQKLSISMMDSWNGCKQVSFYKQAKAFTLSLMVKHLLSVKPEEPVASRILQDFETYMTGFVSLPVNIPGTSYAKAVKARVRLSSTVKEIMEERRKGNVNRNTEDFLDVILSKQSLNDEEIVSIVLDIMLGGYETTATLMSLIVYFLAHAPIAFRKLKEEHQSIRQNKKDGEFLNWEDYKKMDFSHYVIYEAMRCGNVVKFVHRKALVDVKFKEFVIPSGWKVLPIFSGAHLDQALHENPTQFDPCRWAEDFKEMSKKVTVFGGGVRLCPGAELAKVVIAFFLHHLVLSYRWKTKPDESPLAYPFVQFRRGLQLEIEPADAAAA, from the exons ATGGTTGGTTTAGCACCTATTTTATTTGCTCTCCTGCTAGGAGGGCTACCCATATTGTTGGCTTGTGTTCTTGTGCAAAAGTTCTCTGCAACACATGATCATCAAAATCCTGCTAAAAACTTGCCTCCTGGAAGCATGGGTTGGCCTTGGCTTGGAGAGACCCTTGACTTCCTTAAGCCTCATTATACTTACTCTGTGGGAACCTTCTTGCAACAGCATTGCTCTAG ATATGGGAAGGTTTTTAAATCGCATCTATTTGGTTCACCAACCATAGTTTCATGTGACCTTGAGCTCAACATGTTTATTCTTCAGAATGAAGAGAAGCTATTCCAAGCCAGCTACCCCAAGGCCATCCATGGCATTCTTGGAAAGCATTCGTTACTCACCATATCCGGAGAGCTTCATAGAAAGCTTAGAAGCATTGCTGTCAGCTTCATTGCCAACTCTAAGTCGGCCCCCGATTTCCTTCACTGGGTTCAGAAGCTGTCAATCTCAATGATGGATTCATGGAATGGCTGCAAACAAGTATCCTTCTACAAACAAGCTAAAGCT TTTACACTGAGTCTTATGGTGAAGCACCTTCTAAGTGTTAAACCAGAGGAGCCAGTAGCCTCGAGGATATTGCAAGACTTCGAAACCTACATGACAGGCTTTGTTTCTCTACCAGTAAATATCCCTGGGACCTCTTATGCCAAGGCTGTGAAG GCTAGAGTAAGGCTGTCTTCCACTGTCAAAGAGATtatggaagaaagaagaaaagggaatGTTAATAGAAACACAGAGGACTTCTTGGATGTGATATTATCAAAACAGAGCCTAAACGATGAAGAAATAGTGAGCATTGTGTTGGACATAATGTTAGGAGGCTACGAGACAACCGCTACTCTTATGTCCTTGATTGTCTACTTTCTTGCCCATGCGCCTATTGCTTTCCGCAAGTTAAAG GAAGAACACCAGAGCAtaaggcaaaacaaaaaagatggGGAATTTTTGAACTGGGAAGATTACAAGAAAATGGATTTTTCCCACTat GTTATATATGAAGCTATGAGATGTGGGAATGTAGTCAAATTTGTGCACAGAAAAGCTCTTGTCGACGTGAAATTTAAAG AGTTTGTCATACCATCAGGATGGAAGGTTCTTCCAATCTTTTCTGGGGCGCATTTGGATCAAGCTCTTCACGAAAATCCCACGCAGTTTGATCCTTGCAGATGGGCA GAAGATTTCAAAGAAATGAGCAAAAAAGTGACAGTGTTTGGTGGTGGAGTGAGGCTCTGTCCGGGAGCAGAACTGGCTAAAGTAGTGATTGCATTCTTCCTTCATCATCTTGTCCTCAGTTATAG atggaaaacaaaaccagatGAGTCTCCACTTGCTTACCCTTTCGTGCAATTCCGGAGAGGCTTGCAATTAGAGATTGAGCCAGCTGATGCAGCAGCTGCCTGA